A genome region from Microbacterium profundi includes the following:
- a CDS encoding DUF7402 domain-containing protein: MTATAALLLSAIAVPTAASAADCTTTVANVVAHQDDDLLFMNPDLLDDIDAGACVVTVFLTAGDDGRDADYWQGRERGSQAAYNTMLGLSPDATWQSGTATFAGKPVAISTSPDAGSITEVYLRLPDGGVFGEGYPAREGQSLSQLWDGSIGQLAAIDTGVTYSRLGLVDTIAAIVDSYAPSTVRVQDSRSGQYDHADHTSGAQFALAALDGFAGNILSYRGYSSQTEAINVTGDALAAKTAAIRSYAAHDHLLCTDSVCPSGDAALWTERQYTAPIAELEVGVPGPAAYDGPNVARNARVLSSSEASGQAATRTIDSVADGYPGDWTAEWATRSEGVGAWLLLSWSSAQTIDRVYLYDRPNDSDRITGGLLTFSDGSTVAVPSLNNDGSATVVTFSARVTSSLQLAVTSVSDTTGNVGLAEIEAYNGDVAPGPGPGTDPDPEPDPDPEPEPVPVQVGVPGPAAYDGSNVARNAWVSASSQASDQPATQAIDSIIDGYPGDWSAEWSSHYQGAGAWLLLSWSSAQTIDRVYLYDRPNASDQVTGGVLTFSDGSTVPVPELNNDGSATIVTFTARATTSLRFTVSSVSESTRNVGLAEIEAYNGDAEPTPTPVPEPDPEPQPDPEPVPDPEPQPDPAPVQVGVPGPAAYDGPNVARNAWVSASSQASDQAATQAIDGVIDGYPGNWAAEWSTHYERNGAWLLLSWSSPQTIDRVQLHDRPNESDQITGGILTFSDGSTVVVPELNNDGSATIVTFPARVTTSLQFTVTSVSDSSRNVGLAEIETYNG, encoded by the coding sequence GTGACTGCGACAGCCGCGCTTCTGCTCTCGGCGATCGCCGTCCCGACCGCTGCGTCCGCCGCGGATTGCACCACCACCGTCGCGAACGTGGTGGCACATCAGGATGATGACCTCCTTTTCATGAATCCGGATCTGCTGGACGACATCGACGCTGGCGCATGCGTCGTCACGGTGTTCTTGACCGCGGGTGACGACGGACGCGATGCCGACTACTGGCAAGGCCGCGAGCGTGGGTCCCAGGCCGCGTACAACACGATGCTCGGTCTCTCTCCCGATGCGACCTGGCAATCAGGCACGGCGACGTTCGCCGGCAAGCCTGTAGCGATCTCGACGAGTCCCGATGCCGGCTCCATCACGGAGGTCTACCTGCGCCTCCCCGACGGAGGTGTGTTCGGCGAAGGGTACCCGGCCAGGGAGGGACAGTCTCTCTCTCAGCTCTGGGACGGCTCGATCGGCCAGCTCGCCGCGATCGACACCGGTGTGACGTACTCGCGACTGGGGTTGGTCGACACGATCGCCGCGATCGTCGACTCCTACGCGCCGAGCACAGTGCGCGTGCAGGACTCGCGCTCCGGACAATACGATCACGCCGACCACACCAGTGGTGCGCAGTTCGCGCTGGCTGCCCTCGACGGTTTCGCGGGGAACATTCTTTCCTACCGCGGATACAGCTCTCAGACGGAGGCGATCAACGTCACTGGCGACGCCCTGGCCGCGAAGACGGCGGCGATCCGCAGCTACGCCGCGCATGACCATCTGCTCTGCACGGATTCCGTATGCCCCAGCGGCGATGCCGCGCTCTGGACGGAGCGCCAGTACACGGCACCCATTGCCGAGTTGGAGGTGGGCGTGCCAGGACCCGCAGCGTACGACGGACCGAATGTCGCGCGGAACGCGCGGGTGCTGTCTTCCTCCGAAGCGTCCGGGCAGGCGGCGACGCGGACGATCGACAGCGTGGCCGACGGATACCCGGGAGATTGGACGGCGGAGTGGGCGACCCGCTCAGAAGGCGTCGGTGCGTGGTTGCTGTTGTCGTGGTCGTCTGCGCAGACGATCGATCGGGTGTACCTGTACGACCGGCCGAACGATTCGGATCGGATCACCGGAGGGCTTCTGACGTTCTCTGATGGCTCGACCGTGGCGGTGCCGTCGCTGAACAACGATGGTTCGGCCACCGTGGTCACGTTCTCTGCGCGAGTGACGTCATCATTGCAACTCGCGGTGACGTCGGTGTCAGACACCACGGGCAACGTGGGCCTCGCTGAGATCGAGGCGTATAACGGCGATGTGGCTCCGGGCCCTGGTCCCGGAACCGACCCGGACCCGGAGCCGGACCCGGACCCGGAGCCGGAGCCGGTTCCGGTGCAGGTGGGTGTGCCGGGACCGGCGGCGTATGACGGGTCGAACGTGGCGCGGAATGCGTGGGTGTCGGCGTCGTCGCAAGCGTCCGATCAGCCCGCCACTCAGGCGATCGACAGCATCATCGATGGTTATCCGGGGGACTGGTCGGCGGAGTGGTCCAGTCATTATCAGGGCGCTGGTGCGTGGTTGCTGTTGTCGTGGTCGTCTGCGCAGACGATCGATCGGGTGTACCTGTACGACCGGCCGAACGCATCCGATCAGGTCACCGGTGGCGTCCTCACCTTTTCCGACGGATCGACCGTACCGGTGCCGGAGCTGAACAACGATGGCTCGGCCACGATCGTGACGTTCACGGCGCGGGCGACGACGTCGCTGCGATTCACTGTCTCTTCGGTGTCGGAGAGTACCCGCAATGTCGGCCTCGCTGAGATCGAGGCGTATAACGGCGATGCAGAGCCGACACCGACCCCGGTGCCTGAACCTGATCCGGAACCGCAGCCCGATCCGGAACCGGTGCCCGATCCGGAACCGCAGCCCGATCCGGCTCCGGTGCAGGTGGGTGTGCCGGGACCGGCGGCGTATGACGGGCCGAACGTGGCGCGGAATGCGTGGGTGTCGGCGTCGTCGCAGGCGTCCGATCAGGCAGCGACCCAGGCGATCGACGGCGTGATCGACGGTTACCCGGGCAACTGGGCCGCGGAGTGGTCGACGCATTATGAGCGCAATGGCGCATGGCTACTGCTGTCGTGGTCATCGCCGCAGACCATCGATCGGGTTCAGCTTCACGATCGTCCGAATGAGTCGGACCAGATCACCGGCGGAATCTTGACGTTCTCGGATGGATCGACCGTCGTCGTGCCGGAGCTGAACAATGACGGCTCGGCCACGATCGTCACTTTCCCGGCGCGGGTGACGACGTCGTTGCAGTTCACGGTGACGTCGGTCTCGGACAGCAGCCGCAATGTGGGCCTCGCCGAGATTGAGACATACAACGGCTGA
- a CDS encoding glycosyltransferase, producing the protein MHEDVDDVIVITASNSWTDKRMADHQLAAALSAHTRILFVDPSGFRPPSVSEETHGTAHVTVIRPMRLPFVRLAFTQFLSRFLIAWQIRRALRRMMARRTTLLEGNVMFPVTGLIDESTAVYWAQDDWQGLAPLIGVDPVALDRNERRVLARSHSVVAANPLVAERLRTAHNNVHLIPFGASTDLFSRAGDSGRVREDEDRPAILMGTLNSRIDYSILDAIVRAGVPLLIAGPIDTAGAGSRLAALQDAGRVEYLGAVDFDQLPSVLAQCSVGIVPYDRSRFNLGSFPLKTIEYLAAGLPVVATDLPAISWLQCDDVHVANDPTVFANVTRELWRQGPPDAQDRARRRQFARGHDWSERAVEFLGVLEEAGLTRRAGALS; encoded by the coding sequence ATGCACGAAGATGTCGATGACGTGATCGTGATCACGGCGTCCAACAGCTGGACGGACAAGCGCATGGCTGATCATCAGCTGGCAGCAGCGCTCTCTGCCCATACGCGGATTCTCTTCGTTGACCCCTCGGGATTCCGCCCCCCGTCCGTGTCAGAAGAGACGCACGGGACCGCGCACGTGACGGTGATCCGCCCGATGCGGCTGCCGTTCGTGCGGCTGGCATTCACGCAGTTCCTGAGCCGCTTCCTCATCGCCTGGCAGATTCGAAGGGCACTGCGCAGGATGATGGCTCGGCGCACGACCCTACTGGAGGGGAACGTGATGTTTCCTGTCACGGGTCTCATCGACGAGAGCACGGCCGTCTACTGGGCGCAGGACGACTGGCAGGGACTGGCTCCTCTCATCGGGGTGGATCCCGTGGCGCTCGATCGCAACGAGCGAAGAGTGCTCGCACGGAGTCATTCCGTGGTGGCCGCGAACCCACTCGTGGCGGAGCGCCTCCGGACGGCGCATAACAACGTTCACCTGATCCCGTTCGGGGCCAGCACGGACTTGTTCAGCCGAGCAGGCGACTCAGGTCGCGTCAGGGAAGACGAGGATCGTCCGGCGATCTTGATGGGAACGCTGAACTCGCGGATCGACTACAGCATCCTGGACGCAATCGTCCGCGCTGGAGTTCCGCTCCTCATCGCTGGACCGATCGATACGGCCGGCGCAGGCAGCAGGCTCGCTGCGCTGCAGGATGCGGGCAGAGTCGAGTATCTGGGTGCAGTGGATTTCGATCAGCTGCCGTCGGTGCTCGCGCAGTGCTCGGTGGGAATCGTGCCATATGACCGGTCCCGATTCAATCTGGGCAGCTTCCCGCTCAAGACGATCGAATACCTGGCGGCCGGCCTTCCGGTCGTGGCGACGGACCTCCCGGCGATCAGCTGGTTGCAGTGCGACGACGTCCATGTCGCGAACGACCCGACGGTGTTTGCGAACGTGACCCGAGAGCTCTGGCGGCAAGGGCCGCCTGATGCACAGGATAGGGCCCGACGCCGGCAGTTCGCGCGCGGTCATGACTGGAGCGAGCGAGCCGTCGAATTCCTCGGCGTACTCGAAGAAGCGGGTCTGACTCGGAGGGCGGGTGCGCTTTCATGA